The proteins below come from a single Streptomyces tubercidicus genomic window:
- the kdpB gene encoding potassium-transporting ATPase subunit KdpB, with amino-acid sequence MSTATPTRAPHQDVPSGHKPGDGRVGGGLFDPKQLVKSFPDAIRKLDPRVTVKSPVMFVVEVGSVLTTVFACTSPSDGFGWAIAVWLWLTVIFANLAEAVAEGRGKAQADTLRKAKTDTVARRLNGAAEEQVPGTELRIGDLVVCEAGDIIPGDGDVVEGVASVDESAITGESAPVIRESGGDRSAVTGGTKVLSDRIVIKITTMPGETFIDRMINLVEGAARQKTPNEIALNILLASLTIVFLLAVVTLQPFAIYAGAEQPMIVLLALLVCLIPTTIGALLSAIGIAGMDRLVQRNVLAMSGRAVEAAGDVSTLLLDKTGTITLGNRQAAEFVPVRGTTEAEVADAAQLSSLADETPEGRSIVVLAKEKYGLRERHQGELTDAEWVPFTAQTRMSGVDVDGRKVRKGASGSVIAWVKERGGTVAEDAQQLTDAISQAGGTPLLVALEDECGPRVLGVIHLKDVVKDGMRERFVELRKMGIKTVMITGDNPLTAKAIADEAGVDDFLAEATPEDKMALIKREQAGGKLVAMTGDGTNDAPALAQADVGVAMNTGTSAAKEAGNMVDLDSNPTKLIEIVEIGKQLLITRGALTTFSIANDVAKYFAIIPAMFAVAYPGLDTLNIMRLSSPNSAILSAIIFNALIIVALVPLALKGVQYRPVSADKMLRRNLAVYGIGGLIAPFIGIKLIDLLLSLLPGIG; translated from the coding sequence GTGACGGTCAAGTCCCCCGTGATGTTCGTGGTCGAGGTCGGCTCCGTGCTGACCACGGTCTTCGCCTGCACCTCCCCGTCGGACGGGTTCGGCTGGGCGATCGCCGTCTGGCTGTGGCTGACCGTCATCTTCGCCAACCTGGCGGAGGCGGTCGCCGAGGGCCGCGGCAAGGCGCAGGCCGACACCCTGCGCAAGGCCAAGACCGACACCGTCGCGCGCCGGCTCAACGGGGCAGCCGAGGAGCAGGTGCCCGGCACCGAGCTGCGCATCGGCGACCTGGTCGTGTGCGAGGCCGGTGACATCATCCCCGGTGACGGCGATGTCGTCGAAGGCGTCGCCTCGGTGGACGAGTCGGCAATCACCGGTGAGTCCGCTCCGGTCATCCGCGAGTCCGGCGGTGACCGCTCCGCGGTGACCGGTGGCACGAAGGTGCTCTCCGACCGCATCGTCATCAAGATCACGACGATGCCCGGTGAGACCTTCATCGACCGGATGATCAACCTCGTCGAGGGCGCCGCACGGCAGAAGACGCCCAACGAGATCGCGCTGAACATCCTGCTCGCATCGCTCACCATCGTCTTCCTGCTGGCGGTGGTCACCCTCCAGCCGTTCGCGATCTACGCGGGCGCCGAACAGCCCATGATCGTGCTGCTCGCCCTGCTGGTCTGTCTGATCCCGACGACGATCGGCGCACTGCTCTCGGCCATCGGCATCGCCGGCATGGACCGGCTGGTGCAGCGCAACGTGCTGGCCATGTCAGGGCGCGCCGTCGAAGCCGCAGGCGATGTATCGACATTGCTGCTCGACAAGACCGGCACCATCACCCTCGGCAACCGCCAGGCCGCCGAGTTCGTCCCCGTACGCGGCACCACCGAGGCCGAGGTCGCGGACGCGGCCCAGCTGTCCTCACTGGCCGACGAGACCCCCGAGGGCCGCTCCATCGTCGTCCTCGCCAAGGAGAAGTACGGTCTGCGTGAGCGCCACCAGGGTGAGCTGACGGACGCCGAGTGGGTGCCGTTCACCGCCCAGACCCGGATGTCGGGTGTGGACGTCGACGGGCGCAAGGTCCGCAAGGGCGCGTCCGGTTCGGTCATCGCCTGGGTCAAGGAACGCGGCGGCACGGTCGCCGAGGACGCCCAGCAGCTCACCGACGCGATCTCACAGGCCGGCGGCACCCCGTTGCTGGTCGCCCTGGAGGACGAGTGCGGCCCCCGCGTCCTGGGAGTCATCCACCTCAAGGACGTCGTCAAGGACGGGATGCGCGAACGCTTCGTCGAGCTGCGCAAGATGGGCATCAAGACCGTCATGATCACGGGCGACAACCCGCTGACGGCCAAGGCCATCGCCGACGAAGCGGGCGTGGACGACTTCCTCGCGGAGGCCACACCCGAGGACAAGATGGCGCTCATCAAGCGCGAACAGGCCGGCGGCAAGCTGGTTGCGATGACCGGCGACGGCACCAATGACGCCCCCGCGCTGGCCCAGGCGGATGTCGGGGTGGCCATGAACACCGGCACCTCGGCCGCCAAGGAGGCCGGGAACATGGTGGACCTGGACTCCAACCCGACCAAGCTCATCGAGATCGTCGAGATCGGCAAGCAACTGCTGATCACCCGGGGCGCACTGACGACCTTCTCGATCGCCAACGACGTCGCGAAGTACTTCGCGATCATCCCGGCGATGTTCGCGGTGGCCTATCCCGGCCTGGACACCCTCAACATCATGCGGCTGTCCAGCCCCAACTCCGCGATCCTCTCGGCGATCATCTTCAACGCACTGATCATCGTTGCGCTGGTACCGCTCGCCCTCAAGGGCGTGCAGTACCGCCCCGTCAGCGCCGACAAAATGCTGCGACGCAACCTGGCGGTCTACGGAATCGGTGGTCTGATCGCCCCCTTCATCGGCATCAAACTCATCGACCTGCTCCTCTCTCTCCTCCCCGGAATCGGGTGA
- the kdpC gene encoding potassium-transporting ATPase subunit KdpC: MNNSVRNTARLIGAGLRALLVLTVVCGVVYPLVVTGVAQAAFPGKANGSEVSSHGKVVGSSLIGQRYDKGQDKDGNPLPDLRYFQPRPSAGLGSNKTNGVNTQYDLQVSGASNLGATNTDLIKAVKERRHWVSTTYGVPASKVPADAVTSSGSGLDPHISPAYAQLQAATVARRNHLPVGTVEKLVEKHTDGRILGFMGEPRVNVLELNIALKERVEKAGRG, encoded by the coding sequence GTGAACAACTCCGTACGCAACACCGCCCGGTTGATCGGGGCGGGCCTGCGCGCCCTGCTCGTACTGACCGTCGTCTGCGGCGTCGTCTACCCGCTGGTGGTCACCGGGGTGGCGCAGGCGGCGTTCCCCGGCAAGGCCAACGGGTCCGAGGTGAGCTCCCACGGCAAGGTCGTCGGCTCCTCGCTGATCGGCCAGCGCTACGACAAGGGCCAGGACAAGGACGGCAATCCCCTTCCCGACCTGCGGTACTTCCAGCCGCGCCCCTCGGCGGGACTGGGCAGCAACAAGACCAACGGCGTCAACACGCAGTACGACCTCCAGGTCTCCGGTGCCTCCAACCTGGGCGCCACCAACACCGACCTCATCAAGGCGGTCAAGGAGCGCAGGCACTGGGTCTCCACCACATACGGAGTCCCCGCGTCCAAGGTCCCGGCGGACGCCGTCACCTCCTCCGGCTCCGGCCTCGACCCGCACATCTCCCCGGCCTACGCCCAACTACAGGCCGCCACGGTCGCCCGGCGGAACCATCTCCCCGTCGGCACGGTGGAAAAGCTGGTCGAGAAGCACACCGACGGGCGCATCCTCGGGTTCATGGGGGAGCCGCGGGTGAATGTGCTGGAGCTGAATATTGCGCTGAAGGAGAGGGTGGAGAAGGCGGGGCGCGGGTGA